A window from Amblyomma americanum isolate KBUSLIRL-KWMA chromosome 7, ASM5285725v1, whole genome shotgun sequence encodes these proteins:
- the LOC144096947 gene encoding uncharacterized protein LOC144096947, whose translation MYTTQALPRNSQQTDVLLSRLGGKQGSDEFSVHIQQVAELRSIGKQAMVQALDIAIRHEYSNTREPVGRLLFKNEVSATDLGYEFVSSDGLFTSLRICEAGPLVNADVTTGFFYKPIKVRDLAERLLKRVRRFDGNVCNLNTMLRGVSIQVDHLHSRKYVIKQLTERSANELSFEREGQSITVAEYFRVRYRKMLEHPDLPCIDVGGKCYFPMELCTVAKFQKCDNGLKQLRKLEDAKKLLETKPQKKLEAATEAVEEVARSPRLESFFLELSSLPVEFEARELPGFAAAADSQPWMSVEHWIIVDACKKGRLRPGAIQDLESKIIGKGRSLNVNMIPPQGHPNYEWSDPLLTLRKIAERHPKVQIVFVILDKNSDLYSKIKYHAETEVGLMTQCIAKETMESGRLANAVGNVMRKVKAKMGGSVKAMPDKFGLDDAIIIGADVSHHGPQERDKPSVAAIVANIDRGASRYVATFRVQAQDPTACTKRVEIIADMKNVAKGLLRAYKVNQGKEPRKIIFYRDGVSEGQFSQVQQSELRALRDACSEELTCVPKITFITVQKRHKTRFLSIGNKNGNVKQGTVVDTTITHPRDFDFYLCSHDSRLGTARPAHYYVLCDENHFKSDALQELTYGLCQVYARCSTAVSIPAPVYYAHHAATRASCYLQVQGPGDGPRVGENSFRVCGDIENKMFFI comes from the coding sequence ATGTACACGACACAGGCTCTCCCGCGTAACAGCCAGCAAACTGATGTCCTCTTGAGCCGACTGGGCGGGAAACAGGGGTCGGACGAGTTTTCAGTTCACATACAACAGgtagcagagttgcgaagcatcGGTAAGCAGGCGATGGTGCAAGCGCTGGACATAGCGATACGCCACGAGTACTCCAACACTCGCGAACCCGTCGGCAGGCTCCTTTTCAAGAACGAAGTCAGCGCAACGGACCTGGGGTACGAATTCGTCAGCAGCGATGGACTCTTCACCAGCCTGCGCATATGTGAGGCCGGTCCGCTCGTTAACGCGGACGTGACAACGGGATTCTTCTACAAACCGATAAAAGTCCGTGATTTGGCAGAAAGGCTCCTGAAGAGAGTGCGTCGTTTCGATGGGAATGTCTGCAACCTCAACACTATGCTAAGAGGCGTGTCCATCCAAGTCGACCACTTGCACTCTCGCAAGTACGTCATCAAACAGCTGACTGAGAGAAGCGCGAACGAGCTCAGTTTCGAGCGCGAAGGTCAGAGCATCACAGTCGCGGAGTACTTCAGAGTACGGTACAGGAAAATGCTCGAACACCCTGACCTACCTTGCATCGACGTAGGAGGGAAATGCTACTTTCCCATGGAACTATGCACAGTTGCGAAGTTTCAGAAGTGCGATAACGGCTTGAAGCAGCTTCGCAAGCTTGAGGATGCGAAAAAGCTCCTGGAAACTAAGCCGCAGAAAAAGCTTGAGGCAGCCACAGAAGCTGTGGAGGAAGTGGCGAGAAGTCCGCGACTCGAGAGCTTCTTTTTAGAGTTGTCTTCACTCCCTGTCGAATTCGAGGCGAGGGAGCTGCCCGGATTTGCTGCCGCAGCCGATTCGCAGCCCTGGATGAGCGTAGAACATTGGATTATCGTCGATGCGTGCAAAAAGGGCCGTCTTCGACCGGGTGCCATTCAAGACTTAGAGAGTAAGATCATCGGAAAAGGAAGATCCCTGAATGTAAACATGATACCGCCACAAGGCCACCCAAATTACGAATGGAGTGACCCATTGCTTACGCTTCGGAAGATAGCAGAACGCCACCCCAAAGTCCAGATCGTGTTCGTCATTCTGGACAAGAACTCCGATCTCTACAGCAAGATTAAATACCACGCGGAGACCGAGGTTGGCCTCATGACTCAGTGCATAGCGAAGGAAACGATGGAGTCTGGCAGGCTCGCAAACGCCGTTGGAAACGTGATGCGCAAAGTGAAGGCGAAGATGGGCGGCTCTGTGAAAGCAATGCCGGACAAGTTCGGCCTCGACGACGCCATCATTATTGGCGCCGATGTCAGCCACCACGGCCCGCAAGAGAGGGACAAGCCTTCCGTGGCCGCCATCGTAGCGAACATCGATAGGGGGGCCTCCAGGTACGTGGCCACATTCCGCGTACAGGCACAGGATCCAACCGCCTGCACAAAGCGGGTCGAGATCATCGCGGACATGAAGAATGTCGCCAAAGGTCTCCTCCGAGCCTACAAGGTGAACCAGGGCAAGGAACCGAGAAAAATCATCTTCTACCGAGACGGAGTGAGCGAAGGCCAGTTCTCGCAAGTGCAGCAGTCTGAGCTCCGCGCTCTGCGGGATGCCTGCAGCGAAGAGCTGACATGCGTGCCGAAAATAACGTTCATCACCGTACAGAAGCGCCACAAGACTCGCTTCTTAAGCATCGGGAACAAGAATGGAAACGTGAAGCAGGGCACCGTCGTGGACACCACCATCACGCATCCGCGCGATTTCGACTTCTACTTGTGCTCGCACGACTCCCGGCTCGGCACCGCTAGGCCGGCCCACTACTACGTGCTCTGTGACGAGAACCATTTCAAGTCGGACGCCCTGCAGGAGCTCACGTACGGCCTGTGCCAAGTGTACGCGCGGTGCTCGACGGCAGTCTCCATCCCCGCGCCCGTGTACTACGCTCACCACGCAGCCACCAGAGCCTCGTGCTACCTGCAGGTTCAGGGCCCAGGAGACGGGCCCCGGGTTGGTGAAAATTCCTTCCGTGTGTGCGGAGACATTGAGAACAAAATGTTTTTCATCTAA